TTGATACTTCCAAAAATTTAGCACGCGCTCCATCGGCCAATGGAAATCGTAACGACTTTGAAGCTCGCCGACTTTGTATTTCAAGCGATCAAATTCCAAGCGCTCATGCACCTTGCCCTTAAAATATGGCTTTATTTTGCGATTTATGAGCCTTGTTTGATACGAAGGATAACTTGCCTCGTGCCTTATTTCTTTGCCGTCTATAAAAATTCTTGTGGGCATGCGATAAACCAGAAATTCCGGACGCTGATTCGTGGTTATCTTTCTAATCTCTTCAATGACTCCTGGGGATAAAGTATCGTCCGAATCCATAAAAAAATACCAATCATAGGACGACGCTAACATATTCTTCATCCGGACATTGGCTTTATCTTTTACGCAGCGCAGATTGGGTTTGTTGGAATCGTATTGTTTTATTATTTTAGCTTCGTATTCGCGGGCGATTTCTAAAGTATTATCGGTGCTGTTGCCGTCGCAGATTATAATTTCGGCAAAGTCCTTGAGCGAATCCAAACAGCGCCGGAGTGTCTGGCCGTTATTCAGCGTCAGTATGCCGACTGAACATGGTATTTTATCGCTCATAAATTAACAACTATTTTCTCCACTAAATTATTTAAATTATGGTTTTGTGCTATCGTTTTCCGTAATGATAAATCTTTGCCCATGAATTTCAACCGGACAATCCGCTCCGCCATCGCGCGCGGATTTTTTTGTTTTACTAAATACCGATCAGGCAAAATTTTGTAGAACGCCTCGCTGGTGGTGACAACCGGCAAGGCGCAGGACATCGCTTCTAAAACGGCTTTGTCAAGGCTTCCGGTTTCACTGGCATGCAACAAAATATCGTGGCTGCTATAAACGTCCGGCATTTCGGCATAAGTTTTTGGCCCAATGAAATTGACAATGTTTTGCAAGCTTTTCTTTTTAATTAAATCATCAAGCTTATTTTTATAGCTAAAATCTGCAGAGGTCATCGGAGCGCCCACAACATCTAGAACTGCGTCATAGCCGCGGGTTTTTACGACCCCCATGACTTCCAATAAAAATTCATAATCTTTGGAAAGAGTTATGCGCCCTACGCTTAAAATTTTCAAACTCTCGCTGTTTTTCGGTAAATCTTTTGGTTTAAAATACTCCGTATCAATCCCATGGCCGGTTATGATGATTTTTTTAGAGTCCAAACGGCAGCTTTCGGTAGAAGCGGTAAAGATTTTCTCAACCAATGTTTCGGCAAGCCGAAGCGAAAAAGTTACCGACTTATGCGTGTACCATAAATATATTTTTTTCCGGAAAATTAAAGCAATGGGCCAAACCAAAATAACCCAAGCTGGGATCATGTGAACAAATATTGCATCGGTTTTAGGCAAAATCTCAAATAGATATTTATAAAAATTTAAATATCGCCTGATTCTGCCTAATCCTTTTTCTCTTCCCAAAGACTCCAGACGAACGTTAGGCGGCAAGGCGTAATTTCCAAGATAGTTTGCGACCACAAAAAGCTTGCCAGTATTTTTAGAAAATTGTTCCAGCCAGCGATGAAAGAATCCTAAATTATCATCATTTTTATCAACTTTTTGAGTGAGAATTAAAAGGTTCATTTTTTATTTATGCATACCTCAAAACTTCTCTTATATAACTTTAAATATTCCTCTTTTGTTTGGGGAATAAGAGGTTTTGGCGGTTTGAGTCGACTAGCAAAAGCGGCGTTAATTTTTTCAGCTAAATCGTCTTTGTCTCCAACTTTAAAGATGCAGCTCTGGTCTAAAACTTCTGGGGCGATGCCTACATCGCTTGAGATAATTTTTGCCCCGGCAGATGCAGCCTCAATCAAAGTGCGCCCATACCCCTCATAATTTGAAGTCAGCAAAAATAAATCGCAGGTTTTGTAATAAGAAATAATATCTGCGGTGTTTATCTCAAAAACAACATTGTCGCCCAGCTCTATGCTATACGCTTTAAGCCGTAAGCTATCTTTTTCCGGCCCGTCGCCGACAACAAGAAGTATTATTTGCTTATTCGCGCGAATTAGAGACAGTGCCTCAAGCGCCAGTCCGATATTTTTTTCTTGTGTTATTCGGGAAGCCATCAAAATTATAAAGAGGCCCGGATATTTTTTATGTAGATCGGTTTTAATAAGTGTATTTTTAAATTTTTCGACATCAACAAAAATTGGGAGGGTGGTAACGCAGCTGGAAAGTGACTTATTATAATTAATCACTGATTTTTTAATTCTCTCACTCACAACGCGAATACACCCAGCTCGCGGTAGTAAAAACTTTGCTAGCATAACGCGTATTTTATTTTTTAAAGATTGCTCCTTAAAATAAGGGCTTAGAATATCAGTATGTATCTGCATCTGCCAAGGAATCCTAAATAATTTTGAAAAAAGCCAAGCCAAAAAAAAGTGTTCCGTATCCTGGGCCGTAATAATATCTAGTTTTTTTTGTAGCAGCATTTTAAGCCCAGAAAAAAACGCACCCATAAATCTAAAAGCGTTTCCGTAGGCAAGCAAAATATCAAGCTCGCCGAAAGCTTCTCTATACTCCACCATTCTTTTGCCAACTTCCGTATTCGGATCCAAAACCCCCGGATCCCCGCTTATCATTAAAACTCGCATTGTTTCATTATAACCCCGCGAAGAACCAAAAAAGCTCACGAGGCGAGCTTTTTTGGACTAATATTTCAACAGAGAAACAG
This sequence is a window from bacterium. Protein-coding genes within it:
- a CDS encoding glycosyltransferase family 4 protein; this translates as MNLLILTQKVDKNDDNLGFFHRWLEQFSKNTGKLFVVANYLGNYALPPNVRLESLGREKGLGRIRRYLNFYKYLFEILPKTDAIFVHMIPAWVILVWPIALIFRKKIYLWYTHKSVTFSLRLAETLVEKIFTASTESCRLDSKKIIITGHGIDTEYFKPKDLPKNSESLKILSVGRITLSKDYEFLLEVMGVVKTRGYDAVLDVVGAPMTSADFSYKNKLDDLIKKKSLQNIVNFIGPKTYAEMPDVYSSHDILLHASETGSLDKAVLEAMSCALPVVTTSEAFYKILPDRYLVKQKNPRAMAERIVRLKFMGKDLSLRKTIAQNHNLNNLVEKIVVNL
- a CDS encoding glycosyltransferase, with the protein product MSDKIPCSVGILTLNNGQTLRRCLDSLKDFAEIIICDGNSTDNTLEIAREYEAKIIKQYDSNKPNLRCVKDKANVRMKNMLASSYDWYFFMDSDDTLSPGVIEEIRKITTNQRPEFLVYRMPTRIFIDGKEIRHEASYPSYQTRLINRKIKPYFKGKVHERLEFDRLKYKVGELQSRYDFHWPMERVLNFWKYQ
- a CDS encoding glycosyltransferase family 4 protein yields the protein MISGDPGVLDPNTEVGKRMVEYREAFGELDILLAYGNAFRFMGAFFSGLKMLLQKKLDIITAQDTEHFFLAWLFSKLFRIPWQMQIHTDILSPYFKEQSLKNKIRVMLAKFLLPRAGCIRVVSERIKKSVINYNKSLSSCVTTLPIFVDVEKFKNTLIKTDLHKKYPGLFIILMASRITQEKNIGLALEALSLIRANKQIILLVVGDGPEKDSLRLKAYSIELGDNVVFEINTADIISYYKTCDLFLLTSNYEGYGRTLIEAASAGAKIISSDVGIAPEVLDQSCIFKVGDKDDLAEKINAAFASRLKPPKPLIPQTKEEYLKLYKRSFEVCINKK